In Hahella sp. HNIBRBA332, the genomic window GCTTGATGATTGATAGCGTACGTTCTACGGCCATCGATATGCTCTCCAAAATCAGGGTTATAACAACTTTAGGTTTATATTCTGAACAGGCGATTATACGCATGTTCCGGGGAAAGTTACACTCCGCTCCTAGCACGAAAAAGGCTTCAGTGACACAAGTGTCAAATGAGCGGCATTCGCGATAACGGACGCCAGATACTTTCAGTCTGAAATTGCATCAGGCGCATATTTAAATTTTGTTAACAAGAGCCAAGAAAGCGCTCTCGATTAAGGTCTGTGGCGTTAACCGCCCAGCTTGGCCTTCCACGCAGGAGATAATTCACGCAATTTATTCACTGCAGTAATAATGACATCCGCGGCGACATCAACATCTTCTTCTTGAGTAAAACGCCCCATAGAGATACGTAGGGAACTGAGCGCCAACTCATCCGGCACGCCAACTCCCCTCAACACATAAGAGGGCTCAAGCGAAGCGGACGTGCAAGCAGAACCTGTTGAAACCGCAAGATCTCGCATCGCCATCAACAGCGACTCGCCATCGACATATCCGAAACTGATATTCAATGTGCCCGGCAGCCTTTGGGAATCCGAGCCGTTCAGGTGGATTTCCGGCAATACAGAGAGCGCTCGCCACAATCTGTCACGCAACCCCGCCAGTCGCTCAGCCTCTCCCATCAGGCTTTGCCCAGCCAACTCAAAAGCGACGCCCATGCCAACAATTTGGTGAGTTGGCAGCGTACCGGAACGCATGCCCCGCTCATGGCCGCCACCATGGATCTGAGCATCCACGCCGACAAATGGATTTCTTCGAACGTAGAGCGCTCCTATACCTTTAGGCCCGTATATTTTATGCGCACAGCAAGACAACAGGTCGACAGGCATGGTTTTCATATCGACAACCAACTTGCCCACGGACTGCGCCGCATCCACATGAAAAAAAGCTTGATGCCCACGCAACAGCTCACCAATTGCCTGAATATCGTTAACACTACCCAGTTCGTTATTGGCGTGCATCAGGGAAACGAGAATAGTGTCGTCACGCAATGCATCCTTAACTGACTGCGGACTGACGACGCCATCTTTGCCCGGTTTCAGATAAGTCACGTCGTAACCCTGCTTTTCCAGATAGGCGCAGGGATCCAGCACAGCCTTGTGCTCTATGGCGCTGGTAATGATATGGCGGCCTTTTTCAGCGTAACGACTCGCCACGCCTTTAATAGCGAGGTTATCCGCTTCTGTCGCACCAGAAGTCCAAACAATCTCCCGAGGATCGGCGCCAATCAGGTCCGCCACTTGGCGACGCCCTTTTTCCACCATCTCTTCTGCACGCCAGCCGTAAATATGCGAACGGGACGCCGGGTTGGCGAAGACGCCATCCAACGTCAAGCAATTGCTCATCGCCTCAGCGACTCTGGGGTCCACCGGCGTAGTGGCGGCATAGTCGAGATATATAGGTTTCTTCATTATTTCAATTATCCATATCCAAGTACTTCAGCGCTCCCCGCGCCTGCATCACCAATGACGCGAGAGAAACCAGGTTAGCCGATATCGACCAAAGAAATACCTGTTTCGCCCGCTCGTTTTCTTTCAGCCTGCCTCTCAGCAATTTCTTGCACAGCCCGACTGGAGACCAACTCCTCCAGGCTGATACTACTGAGGTAATCGTGAATACGCTCACTGAGATCCTGCCACAAGTGGTGGGTTAGACAGATTTCACCGCCCTGACAGTCCCCTTTTCGCCCACATCTCGTCGCATCAATAGATTCGTTAACCGCTTCAATAATGTCAGCTACCGCCGTCTCACCGAGTGGACGCGCCAACTTATAACCACCGCCGGGCCCTCTGACACTGGACACCAGACGATTACGCCTTAATTTGGCGAACAATTGCTCAAGATATGAAAGCGAGATGCCCTGACGCGCCGAGATATCCGCCAGACTAACAGGACCGCTATCACCGTGCAGCGCCAAATCCAGCATGGCGGTCACCGCATAGCGGCCTTTGGTGGTCAAGCGCATGATCAAACCCCTAATTAATTTAGGGCATTATGAAATGACCCTGCAAACTGATCAAGTATTACGGATTATGTCGTCAAGCTACTTATCTTCGCGGACACACTCAAAGTCCTCGCTCTTCAGAGGAGGCAGTTCGCCATTGCGATATTCCACATCCAACTTGTGCAGGCACTTGCACATGGACTCCAGACGATCATCTACCGCCTGCATATGATCCAACATCGCACGAATGGAGCGCGCCACCGGATCAGGCATCTCTTCGCTCAACCCATAGGCGTCAAAGCCCATTTTCTCTTCCATGGCTTTGCGGCGATCCGCTTCCGGCTCTGTTTTCTTGACAATCACTCGCCCCGGAATGCCGACCACTGTCGCGTTAGGCGGCACTTCCTTAGTTACCACGGCATTAGAGCCCACTTTCGAGTTATCCCCTACTGTGAACGGCCCCAAGATCTTGGCGCCAGCGCCGACGACCACGCCATTTCCCAACGTTGGATGACGTTTGCCTGCATTCCAACTGGTTCCTCCAAGGGTTACCCCCTGGTACAAGGTAACGTCGTCGCCAATCTCGGCCGTCTCCCCAATCACTACTCCCATACCATGATCAATAAAGAAGCGGCGACCGATTTTCGCACCCGGATGTATTTCGATCCCAGTCATCCACCGACTGAATGTGGAGAGAAAGCGCGCCAACCACTTCAACCCCTTTCTCCACAACCAGTGACTAATGCGGTGCGCCAGCAACGCATGCAGACCGGGGTAGCAAGTCAGCACCTCAAAGGCGTTTCTGGCCGCCGGGTCCCGGTGAAAGACACTTCTTATGTCCTCTTTTAACTGTGCTAACATGATTCGCCCCGATTAATTCTTTTGCCAAGTTCCCGCTATTTTCTGCGTAGACCTTAGGATGCCTCGCAGAATGTTGATTTCCATCTTATCCAAACGCGCACGTTGATACAGCCGACGTAGTCGCGACATCAATTGCCTGGGATTTTCCGGATCATGAAAGTCGATATCGATCAGTGTCTGCTCCAAATGAGCCAGATAACGCTCGACTTCGTCCGCCGTCGCGGCCTCAACATCCCACCCGGCATCACCTGGGCCGTCCAATCTCTGGATATATGACTGATTCTCTTCGTTTTCAAGCAGCCACCTCATGTGCAGCTCGTAACAAATCACTTGCGCCGCCATCGCAACATTCAAGGACGAATAGTCTGGATTTGAAGGGATATGTACATGCAAGTGACAGCGCTGCAACTCTTCATTGGTGAGACCTCGCTCTTCGCGCCCAAATACAATCGCCACATCGCCCTCGGTCGCCGCGACATGATCGTGTACATCATCCGCCAGATCCCGAGGATTTCTCACCGGCCAGGGAATACTCCGACCTCTTGCGCTGGTTCCCACCACTAATACACAGCCAGCAATAGCCTCATCCAAACTCGCAACCACTTGAGCGCCATCCAATACATCTAAAGCTCCGGATGCACGACTTACTGCATCATCATCTGGAAATCGGTCTGGCTCCACCAGCACTAATCGAGACAGCCGCATGTTTTTCATCACGCGCGCAGTAGCGCCGATATTACCGGGATGAGAGGTGTTGACCAGCACAATACGGATGTTTTCCAGCATTTTCACACCTTTTTAAAAGTGCGCAATGGTAGCAGAATTGTATGCAAATGCCTCCCCCCACTAAGACCAAAACGTCGCTATAACTCCGCTTTCTGGCGCGCCCTGCGACCTTTCCTATAATTTAATCCGTAAGTAGATTTCTGGGTGTGTTTACACGACGGAGTTGCTATTATTAGCGCCCTTTTTAAAACCGTTCTTTACAAAGTAGTGATCAAACCATGCAGCCAATGATTAATATTGCCTTGCGCGCAATTCGCTCGTCCAATGAGCAGATCAACATGATTCTTGAGCGTGAAGAGTTGTCTTTTACCGATCCGGAAAAGCTAAAGAGAGTCATTGCCCGTGTTGACGCCGCTTTCTACGACAATCTGTCCCGCGCCCTGCAACGGGCCTACCCCACACACCAAATCAACAAAAAAGGCGACCTGAAAGGCAACCCGAAAGGCGTCAGCTGGCACATCATGCCTGTACACAACACCGCCAGCCTCGTACGCGGCCTATCCGATTGGTGTTTTTCACTGGTCTGCAAAAAGAATGATCAGACCGAACACGCTATCATTATTTTCCCCGTAACCGGCGATGAATACACAGCAAGCCGGGGCGGCGGAGCCTCATTGAACGGCAAACGCATCCGAGTCTCAGGTACAAAAGACCTGGAGCTTTCCATGCTATCCACCAATATTCTGGAAGGCATTGGAAAAAGAGAAGAACCTGCAGCATTACTGGAAGCTTACGCAGAATTAGACAAAAGCTGCTTCGGCGTAAGAAGCGCCCACTGCATTCCACAGGACTTGGCTTATCTGGCCGCAGGAAAAGTCGACGTCGTTATATTGAACAACATCAACCCACTTGAAACGGTGGCGGGACTGCTTATAGTCAAGGAAGCGGGCGCTCTGCACAGCGACGTTCGCGGCAATCCGCTGAACGATAGAAGCCGCTCTCTTATCTGCTGCAGCCCCAAGATGCTCAAGCCTGTCTCTCAAAAGGCCCACAAACTGGCTGAACTACTGAAGTAATCCTATCTAAAGCGCTCTTCGACATACCAAAGAGCCAGCACAAAAAAGCCGGTCACTTGACCGGCTTTTTATTTGGCTGTGACCCGTCCCGAATAGAGTTGACAGCCTACGCCAAGTAGAAAAACGCCTCAGGGGCGATCATCCAGCTCAACGCCTTCTTTTACAGGGATCATCAGATCTTCTTTGCTGATATTCATAATCAGCAGCAGGTTACTTGCAACATATACTGACGAGTAGGTACCAATAACAATACCTATGATCAATGCCGTCGAAAACCCTTTAAGCGCAGGCCCACCGAACAAGAACAACGCCACCAGAACCAACAATGTGGTCAAGCCGGTGACAATCGTACGGGACAGGGTTTGCGTCAAAGAGATATTAATAATACCTATTGGAGTCTCCTCACGCAGGCGACGGAAATTTTCACGCACGCGGTCACTCACGACGATGGTATCGTTCAACGAGTAACCAATTACCGCCAACACCGCCGCCAACACGTTCAAATCGAAGTCCCACTGAAACAACGAGAACATCCCTACGGTGATAATGACGTCATGCACCAAAGCCAACACGGCGCCAATAGAGAACTTAAACTGAAAGCGGAAAGCGATATAGAGCATAATGACGCCGAGCGCCAGCAGCAGACCCAAACCACCTTGTTCACGCAACTCTTCGCCGACCTGAGACCCAACGAATTCGGAACGACTCAGACTCACCTGCGCCCCATCTGCGGACAACGCACTCACCACCTCAGTTCCAATGGACTCACTGTGCTCCTGCTGCAGACGAACCAGAATACTGGTGTCTGAGCCAAACTTCTGCACGACGAAGTTTTCGTACTTGTGAGCCTCAAGCTGATGCCGTACGTCATTGATTTGGGGCGCTTTGGAGTACTCCACCTCCACCAGCGTACCGCC contains:
- a CDS encoding IscS subfamily cysteine desulfurase, which codes for MKKPIYLDYAATTPVDPRVAEAMSNCLTLDGVFANPASRSHIYGWRAEEMVEKGRRQVADLIGADPREIVWTSGATEADNLAIKGVASRYAEKGRHIITSAIEHKAVLDPCAYLEKQGYDVTYLKPGKDGVVSPQSVKDALRDDTILVSLMHANNELGSVNDIQAIGELLRGHQAFFHVDAAQSVGKLVVDMKTMPVDLLSCCAHKIYGPKGIGALYVRRNPFVGVDAQIHGGGHERGMRSGTLPTHQIVGMGVAFELAGQSLMGEAERLAGLRDRLWRALSVLPEIHLNGSDSQRLPGTLNISFGYVDGESLLMAMRDLAVSTGSACTSASLEPSYVLRGVGVPDELALSSLRISMGRFTQEEDVDVAADVIITAVNKLRELSPAWKAKLGG
- the iscR gene encoding Fe-S cluster assembly transcriptional regulator IscR, whose translation is MRLTTKGRYAVTAMLDLALHGDSGPVSLADISARQGISLSYLEQLFAKLRRNRLVSSVRGPGGGYKLARPLGETAVADIIEAVNESIDATRCGRKGDCQGGEICLTHHLWQDLSERIHDYLSSISLEELVSSRAVQEIAERQAERKRAGETGISLVDIG
- the cysE gene encoding serine O-acetyltransferase, whose product is MLAQLKEDIRSVFHRDPAARNAFEVLTCYPGLHALLAHRISHWLWRKGLKWLARFLSTFSRWMTGIEIHPGAKIGRRFFIDHGMGVVIGETAEIGDDVTLYQGVTLGGTSWNAGKRHPTLGNGVVVGAGAKILGPFTVGDNSKVGSNAVVTKEVPPNATVVGIPGRVIVKKTEPEADRRKAMEEKMGFDAYGLSEEMPDPVARSIRAMLDHMQAVDDRLESMCKCLHKLDVEYRNGELPPLKSEDFECVREDK
- the trmJ gene encoding tRNA (cytosine(32)/uridine(32)-2'-O)-methyltransferase TrmJ, with product MLENIRIVLVNTSHPGNIGATARVMKNMRLSRLVLVEPDRFPDDDAVSRASGALDVLDGAQVVASLDEAIAGCVLVVGTSARGRSIPWPVRNPRDLADDVHDHVAATEGDVAIVFGREERGLTNEELQRCHLHVHIPSNPDYSSLNVAMAAQVICYELHMRWLLENEENQSYIQRLDGPGDAGWDVEAATADEVERYLAHLEQTLIDIDFHDPENPRQLMSRLRRLYQRARLDKMEINILRGILRSTQKIAGTWQKN
- a CDS encoding inositol monophosphatase family protein, whose product is MQPMINIALRAIRSSNEQINMILEREELSFTDPEKLKRVIARVDAAFYDNLSRALQRAYPTHQINKKGDLKGNPKGVSWHIMPVHNTASLVRGLSDWCFSLVCKKNDQTEHAIIIFPVTGDEYTASRGGGASLNGKRIRVSGTKDLELSMLSTNILEGIGKREEPAALLEAYAELDKSCFGVRSAHCIPQDLAYLAAGKVDVVILNNINPLETVAGLLIVKEAGALHSDVRGNPLNDRSRSLICCSPKMLKPVSQKAHKLAELLK
- the secF gene encoding protein translocase subunit SecF, which encodes MSDEKVYNFMGIAKPALALSVIMIIVSIVSIATRGLSFGLDFTGGTLVEVEYSKAPQINDVRHQLEAHKYENFVVQKFGSDTSILVRLQQEHSESIGTEVVSALSADGAQVSLSRSEFVGSQVGEELREQGGLGLLLALGVIMLYIAFRFQFKFSIGAVLALVHDVIITVGMFSLFQWDFDLNVLAAVLAVIGYSLNDTIVVSDRVRENFRRLREETPIGIINISLTQTLSRTIVTGLTTLLVLVALFLFGGPALKGFSTALIIGIVIGTYSSVYVASNLLLIMNISKEDLMIPVKEGVELDDRP